From the genome of Opitutaceae bacterium, one region includes:
- a CDS encoding lytic transglycosylase domain-containing protein, whose translation MKVPLIALSAFLAAGNIAAEESGSMAPSPKPSPAASFPSGSLYDIGRRLFDEYAPDEIKADYEFVSPEAWNAFLGKLQSALQSQSLEELAGLAPAARAALDMLEATAQGSDLMDWLSERVDLADAAGEAARESLTPPPPVAPDLAIPHYDLWKTRLATRPVPARAAALIPGLKAAFAKEGIPPALAWIAEVESSFNPNARSPVGAKGLFQLMPATAESLGLSTYLPDERTNPAKSAQAAARYLKRLHDRFGDWPLAIAAYNAGEGRVGRTLGSRSPRTFAAISRDLPSETQLYVPKVLATVALREGISPSQLHSPRPRS comes from the coding sequence ATGAAAGTTCCTCTGATCGCCTTGAGTGCCTTCCTCGCCGCGGGTAACATCGCGGCTGAGGAATCAGGGAGCATGGCTCCCTCACCCAAACCGAGTCCGGCCGCGAGTTTCCCCTCGGGCAGCCTCTATGACATCGGCAGGCGGCTCTTCGACGAGTATGCGCCCGATGAAATCAAGGCCGACTACGAATTCGTTTCGCCCGAGGCATGGAACGCGTTTCTGGGGAAACTGCAATCGGCGCTCCAATCACAGTCCCTCGAGGAGCTTGCCGGCCTGGCTCCCGCCGCACGGGCGGCATTGGACATGCTGGAGGCCACAGCCCAGGGCTCGGACCTCATGGACTGGCTCAGCGAACGCGTCGACCTCGCCGATGCCGCAGGAGAGGCCGCCAGAGAGTCATTGACACCGCCTCCGCCTGTCGCGCCAGACCTCGCAATCCCTCACTATGACCTCTGGAAAACCCGGCTCGCGACCCGGCCCGTTCCCGCGCGTGCTGCGGCGCTCATTCCCGGACTGAAGGCGGCGTTTGCCAAAGAGGGCATCCCGCCTGCACTGGCTTGGATCGCCGAGGTCGAGTCCTCCTTCAATCCAAACGCGCGCAGCCCGGTCGGTGCCAAAGGCCTCTTCCAGCTGATGCCCGCCACCGCCGAGAGCCTGGGATTGAGCACCTACCTCCCGGATGAGCGGACAAATCCGGCAAAGAGCGCCCAGGCGGCCGCACGATATCTCAAAAGACTCCACGATCGTTTCGGCGACTGGCCGCTCGCCATCGCCGCCTACAATGCGGGAGAGGGTCGCGTCGGACGCACTCTGGGCAGCCGCAGCCCACGGACATTCGCTGCGATCAGCCGCGACCTTCCCAGCGAAACCCAGCTCTACGTCCCCAAGGTTCTCGCCACAGTCGCGCTTCGCGAGGGAATTTCCCCCTCGCAGCTTCACTCACCGCGCCCCCGATCCTGA
- a CDS encoding pyridoxal phosphate-dependent aminotransferase family protein, with product MNPVSNDPPQSESSPSTTTLDCVLTRSAALHARIMQRSVQNLLPYDRRMLEAPKPFAVVRERNGTVFEGLNFTSSDYLGLSAHPLVRQAAASAIHRLGTSSAGSAALTGLTDEADALAGSLGDLLHLPHVALFPSGWAAGHGAMRALADPRDAIVMDASISSGVRCGAACSTRRIHTFRHLDLDHARRCLRRLRSMDRDQSIFLITCGLFPSDGACADLSSLHQLCAEFGACLVVDASHDLACTGSEGAGEIEIQSLLGMVPVIIGSLSKTLAGSGGFVAVRSAELCDYIRARSPAYLFSSTISPSQVAAATQALAIVRSPEGAARRAALRRSVVILRAALARCGLEPGGGLGPIVSIPIGSETAARHAVRRCAEQGVLLNLLEYPVIPKGRSRLRLQIMTGHEAALMPEVAEKIALAVREARVAASEIDAPHTFERV from the coding sequence ATGAACCCTGTTTCAAATGACCCTCCACAGTCAGAATCCTCACCAAGCACCACAACCCTTGATTGCGTCCTGACCCGTTCCGCTGCCCTGCATGCGCGCATCATGCAGCGATCCGTTCAGAATCTCCTGCCCTATGATCGGCGAATGCTCGAGGCGCCAAAACCCTTTGCCGTGGTGCGGGAACGCAACGGCACAGTCTTCGAAGGTCTGAATTTCACGTCCTCCGACTACCTGGGTCTGTCAGCCCATCCGCTGGTCAGGCAGGCCGCCGCATCCGCCATTCATCGCCTCGGCACCAGCAGCGCGGGATCGGCGGCCCTCACCGGCCTGACCGACGAAGCCGACGCGCTCGCAGGAAGCCTGGGGGATCTGCTGCACCTGCCGCACGTCGCCCTTTTCCCTTCAGGCTGGGCCGCCGGCCATGGAGCCATGCGGGCGCTGGCGGATCCACGGGACGCAATCGTCATGGACGCATCCATCAGCAGCGGGGTGCGCTGCGGTGCAGCCTGCTCCACCCGCCGGATACACACCTTCCGACATCTCGACCTCGATCACGCGCGTCGATGCCTCCGCAGGCTTCGCTCCATGGACAGGGATCAGTCCATCTTTCTCATCACCTGCGGTCTGTTCCCTTCCGACGGCGCCTGCGCGGACCTGTCCTCGCTGCATCAGCTCTGCGCGGAGTTCGGCGCATGCCTGGTCGTCGATGCATCACACGATCTGGCATGCACCGGATCGGAGGGGGCGGGCGAAATCGAAATCCAATCGCTGCTCGGAATGGTGCCCGTCATCATCGGCAGCCTCTCAAAGACACTCGCAGGCAGCGGTGGATTCGTCGCGGTCAGGAGCGCTGAACTCTGCGACTACATCCGCGCCCGCTCACCCGCGTATCTCTTCAGCAGCACGATCTCCCCCTCCCAGGTGGCGGCCGCAACCCAGGCTCTCGCCATTGTTCGCTCTCCCGAGGGAGCCGCCCGGCGCGCCGCCCTTCGCCGGTCGGTGGTCATCCTGCGAGCTGCGCTCGCCCGCTGCGGACTCGAACCCGGCGGCGGACTTGGTCCGATCGTATCCATTCCGATTGGCAGCGAAACAGCCGCACGCCACGCCGTCAGGCGCTGCGCAGAACAGGGAGTGCTGCTGAACCTGCTGGAGTATCCGGTGATTCCAAAGGGAAGATCCCGGCTGCGACTGCAGATCATGACGGGACACGAGGCCGCGCTGATGCCCGAGGTCGCGGAAAAAATCGCGCTCGCTGTCCGCGAAGCGCGCGTGGCCGCATCAGAAATCGATGCGCCTCACACGTTCGAGCGAGTCTGA
- a CDS encoding response regulator transcription factor: MEISPTPDNRRRVVLVEDHTMVRQLMAVIVKEQFALSLAADCRTVAEGVAACLREKPDLVIIDWMLPDGRGFDVVRAAGPKLPRTKWIFVSSNEQEHMVREAISLGVHGFVLKRSDLSQLREAVHKVLDGQSYYCPASSRLLVESLRSEAKTVRSNLTLREREVLRGFARGENTKAMAERLELTTKSVHNLLARVKEKLGVYEPGPLVRYAIKHGLVEEP; encoded by the coding sequence GTGGAAATCAGCCCAACCCCTGACAACCGGCGCCGAGTCGTGCTGGTCGAAGATCATACGATGGTGCGCCAGTTGATGGCTGTCATCGTGAAGGAGCAGTTTGCGCTTTCGCTTGCCGCTGACTGCCGAACGGTGGCGGAAGGTGTCGCGGCGTGTCTCCGGGAGAAGCCGGATCTGGTCATCATTGACTGGATGCTTCCGGACGGACGCGGGTTCGACGTCGTGAGGGCGGCGGGCCCCAAGCTGCCGCGAACGAAGTGGATCTTTGTTTCCTCGAATGAGCAGGAGCACATGGTGCGTGAAGCCATCTCCCTCGGCGTGCACGGCTTTGTCCTGAAGCGTTCGGATCTTTCCCAGCTCCGCGAGGCGGTGCACAAGGTTCTGGATGGCCAGAGCTACTATTGTCCCGCCAGTTCGCGACTGCTGGTGGAGAGTCTTCGCAGCGAGGCGAAGACGGTCCGGAGCAACCTGACACTGCGGGAGCGCGAGGTCCTGAGAGGTTTCGCCAGGGGTGAAAACACCAAGGCCATGGCCGAGCGTCTTGAGCTCACCACGAAGTCCGTCCACAATCTGCTGGCGCGCGTGAAGGAGAAGCTGGGAGTCTACGAGCCGGGCCCCTTGGTGAGGTATGCCATCAAACACGGCCTCGTCGAGGAGCCCTAG
- the miaB gene encoding tRNA (N6-isopentenyl adenosine(37)-C2)-methylthiotransferase MiaB gives MNRVHIKTYGCQMNERDSEAVAAMLRARGYRIVSDEDDCDILLLNTCSVRDAAEQKAIGKAGYLSARKRRQPDFILGILGCMAQNRGAALLDQLPDVDLVVGTQKFHQVPGYLDNLRAAQAAGVPIGRSIVDIAEEAGSQNTIKDHLLGDPSDETAVERQVTAFVSIQQGCNMSCAFCIVPRTRGDERSRPMDDIVRECEMLAARGVREVTLLGQIVTSYGRRDYSGVGGRSPFVQLIERVHAIDGISRIRFTSPHPRGFKQDLVDAYGRLPKLCGYVHLPMQSGSDRVLRAMNRPYTAARYREIVESLRSVRPEMYFSTDVIVGFPGETDEEFEQTRRLFEACNYDMAYVFKYSVRSGTPAAALTDQIPDDVKEHRNQVLLEILRRNSASRSARLVGKVEDVLVEGRDKTGRHLMGRTDGNRVAVFDGEARLIGEVVPLRIDRASVSTLYGEPVLAGVESAAS, from the coding sequence ATGAACCGGGTGCACATCAAGACCTACGGATGCCAGATGAATGAACGCGACAGCGAGGCGGTCGCGGCCATGCTGCGCGCGCGGGGCTACCGGATCGTTTCGGATGAGGATGACTGTGATATTCTCCTCCTGAACACCTGCTCCGTGCGGGATGCCGCGGAACAGAAGGCCATCGGGAAGGCCGGGTATCTTTCCGCGCGAAAGCGCCGTCAGCCGGATTTCATTCTCGGGATCCTGGGTTGCATGGCTCAGAATCGCGGTGCCGCGCTGCTCGACCAGTTGCCCGATGTGGATCTGGTGGTCGGCACGCAGAAGTTTCACCAGGTTCCCGGCTATCTTGACAATCTTCGGGCTGCGCAGGCGGCGGGGGTGCCGATAGGCAGGAGCATTGTCGATATTGCGGAGGAGGCGGGATCTCAGAACACCATCAAGGATCATTTGCTGGGTGACCCTTCGGATGAAACCGCGGTGGAAAGGCAGGTGACCGCCTTTGTTTCGATCCAGCAGGGCTGCAACATGTCGTGCGCCTTCTGCATTGTGCCCAGGACAAGGGGCGACGAGCGATCGCGCCCCATGGACGACATAGTGCGCGAATGCGAGATGCTGGCCGCACGGGGAGTGCGTGAAGTCACACTGCTTGGGCAGATTGTGACGAGTTACGGTCGGAGGGATTATTCCGGTGTCGGGGGCCGGTCGCCGTTTGTGCAACTGATAGAGCGCGTGCATGCAATCGACGGCATATCCCGCATCCGTTTCACTTCGCCGCATCCCAGGGGGTTCAAGCAGGACCTCGTGGACGCCTATGGCCGGCTGCCGAAATTGTGCGGCTATGTGCATCTGCCGATGCAGAGCGGCAGCGACCGGGTTCTCCGGGCGATGAATCGACCCTATACGGCGGCGAGATACCGGGAGATTGTGGAATCTCTGCGGTCGGTCCGGCCGGAGATGTATTTTTCCACGGATGTCATCGTCGGGTTTCCTGGTGAAACAGACGAGGAGTTCGAGCAAACCCGGAGGTTGTTCGAGGCATGCAACTATGACATGGCGTACGTGTTCAAGTATTCGGTGCGCTCCGGCACGCCTGCGGCCGCACTGACGGATCAAATTCCGGATGACGTGAAGGAGCATCGGAATCAGGTGCTGCTTGAGATTTTAAGGCGCAATTCCGCGAGCCGGAGTGCGCGGCTCGTGGGCAAAGTCGAGGACGTGCTGGTGGAAGGCCGTGACAAGACCGGGAGACATCTCATGGGGCGCACGGATGGCAACCGCGTGGCTGTGTTTGACGGGGAAGCCCGCTTGATTGGCGAGGTGGTGCCTTTGAGAATTGACCGTGCGAGCGTGAGCACGCTTTACGGTGAGCCTGTGCTTGCAGGCGTGGAATCGGCCGCTTCCTGA
- a CDS encoding AAA family ATPase, whose protein sequence is MAFPPAETPSAPPVLLVIAGPAGSGKTTLCERMVREIPGFSRVVTATTRPPRDGEINGVHYHFLTPEEFDARLADNAFLEWAVVHQKHRYGTLAASVMGPLLEGRSLVINVDVQGVDAFRRAALHDALLARHLATVFIEVPVEELRRRMVKRGQDCDEEITHRLQTAERELREAVKFDYCIHSRSRDEDFRALVEIQRRVQQRVRAGGRRN, encoded by the coding sequence ATGGCCTTTCCGCCTGCTGAAACTCCCTCCGCTCCGCCGGTGCTCCTGGTGATAGCCGGGCCGGCGGGATCGGGGAAGACCACGCTCTGCGAGCGGATGGTGAGGGAGATTCCGGGATTCTCCCGGGTTGTGACCGCCACAACGCGACCGCCTCGCGACGGGGAGATCAATGGCGTGCATTATCACTTTCTCACGCCGGAGGAGTTCGATGCAAGACTGGCGGACAACGCGTTTCTCGAGTGGGCAGTTGTCCACCAAAAGCACCGCTATGGAACCCTGGCGGCGTCCGTGATGGGACCCTTGTTGGAGGGCAGGAGCCTGGTCATCAATGTGGATGTACAGGGTGTCGATGCCTTTCGCCGCGCGGCGCTTCACGATGCCCTGCTGGCGCGCCACCTTGCGACCGTTTTCATTGAAGTGCCTGTCGAGGAGCTCAGGAGGCGGATGGTGAAGCGAGGTCAGGACTGCGATGAGGAGATAACCCATCGCCTTCAGACTGCGGAACGGGAGTTGAGGGAGGCCGTGAAGTTTGACTACTGCATCCACAGCCGCAGCCGTGACGAGGATTTTCGCGCACTGGTGGAGATCCAGAGAAGGGTGCAGCAGCGTGTGCGCGCCGGAGGCCGCCGAAACTAG